A stretch of Geoalkalibacter sp. DNA encodes these proteins:
- a CDS encoding type II toxin-antitoxin system RelE/ParE family toxin — MIKTFKCKETEKLFHGRFSAKLPQSIQKTAVMKLKILNAASLLETLRIPPSNHLEALRGAREGQYSIRINKQWRICFVWQGSDAFDVEIIDYH; from the coding sequence ATGATCAAGACCTTCAAATGCAAAGAGACCGAGAAGCTCTTTCATGGCCGGTTTTCGGCAAAATTGCCGCAGTCGATCCAAAAAACGGCCGTGATGAAACTCAAAATTCTCAACGCCGCCAGCCTTCTGGAAACCCTTCGTATCCCGCCCTCGAATCATCTTGAGGCGTTACGCGGCGCCAGAGAAGGACAATACAGCATACGCATCAACAAGCAATGGAGGATCTGTTTCGTCTGGCAGGGCAGCGATGCCTTTGACGTCGAGATCATCGACTATCATTGA